One part of the Palaemon carinicauda isolate YSFRI2023 chromosome 23, ASM3689809v2, whole genome shotgun sequence genome encodes these proteins:
- the LOC137617688 gene encoding SCAN domain-containing protein 3-like produces MDKAGPSTPKKVKQRRGELPKNEKSPPRKQRFRQEWLQKDEFRGWLTEVKDDPFHALCKACNSKLVAGHSELVKHSNRESHKRSVKVIAHQPSAGSFFQRGKSSKGTGSTQDDIKKLEIILSGVFAEHNISMNTIDHLIDALKIGIPNCDVIQGVSLHRTKCSYIIKNVIAKADKKKLIETLKEKKFSILVDEGTDISKVKIIAVLVRYFDDEGKGRVVTQLLEAISHDARNSDAETLSKVVKSCFVEKGIPLTNIIAMAADNASVLVGKNNSLMTKLQRDADESFFTLKCICHSLHIVASKATSNLPRNIEDFVRNIASYFSHSSKRQAELAELQEYLAAERHKMLRLSDTRWLAMQHCIERILNQWEVLKLLFFQAQIEDKVISAELIMKEFNNPYTKAYLTFLKYVLGYFNQLNALFQSKNNLIGILQDESLRMTRLICKNFIKPQYLSDLSRIDPNNEEQLIPLSQIELGYECEALLATTKNLEGNKHFRQRCLSFYQTAFMELVKRLPLFDPLYSEMKFVISKVALDIEVRKKLPNLETLAKKYEHLVGSVNEIQKEWNDLPIYFNSDECEMLKKKNNEEFWVYLSQLKNYSDEFVFKNLAFLAKLVLTLPHSNAETERIFSMMGDAKTKKRNKMGPELLDSILFINSNLKSKGENCLNLAKGINEDYLSFHNVQMYDFKQTESS; encoded by the exons ATGGATAAGGCTGGACCGAGCACACCGAAGAAAGTAAAACAGAGGAGAGGAGAACTCCCGAAAAATGAAAAATCTCCTCCTAGAAAGCAGCGATTTAGACAAGAATGGTTACAG AAAGATGAATTTCGTGGATGGTTAACTGAAGTCAAGGATGACCCTTTTCATGCCCTCTGCAAAGCGTGCAATAGTAAACTTGTAGCAGGACACAGTGAGTTGGTAAAACACAGTAACAGGGAATCGCACAAGAGATCAGTTAAAGTAATTGCACATCAACCATCTGCAGGTTCATTTTTTCAGAGAGGTAAATCTAGTAAAGGAACTGGAAGTACACAGGATGATATCAAGAAGCTAGAAATAATACTAAGTGGGGTATTTGCTGAACACAACATATCTATGAACACTATTGATCACTTAATTGATGCTTTAAAAATTGGTATACCTAACTGTGATGTCATCCAAGGTGTTTCTTTGCACAGAACAAAATGCTCTTacattattaaaaatgttattgcAAAAGCCGACAAGAAAAAATTGATTGAGACTCTAAAAGAGAAAAAGTTCTCCATTTTAGTAGATGAAGGTACAGATATATCCAAAGTAAAGATTATTGCAGTGCTAGTTAGATATTTTGATGATGAGGGTAAAGGTCGAGTTGTCACACAGCTGTTAGAAGCAATTTCACACGATGCCAGAAATAGTGATGCCGAGACTCTTAGTAAAGTAGTGAAGTCATGTTTTGTAGAGAAAGGTATTCCCTTGACCAACATAATCGCCATGGCAGCAGACAATGCAAGTGTATTAGTAGGAAAAAACAACTCCCTTATGACCAAATTGCAAAGAGATGCAGATGAAAGCTTCTTTACTTTAAAATGTATATGTCATTCGCTCCATATAGTGGCTAGCAAAGCAACAAGTAATTTGCCGAGaaatattgaagatttcgttcgaaatATTGCTTCATATTTTAGTCACAGCTCAAAAAGGCAGGCAGAGCTAGCAGAATTGCAGGAATATCTTGCTGCCGAAAGACATAAGATGCTTAGACTTTCTGATACAAGATGGCTTGCAATGCAGCATTGCATTGAACGAATACTGAATCAGTGGGAAGTTTTAAAGCTCTTATTCTTTCAGGCCCAGATAGAAGATAAGGTTATTTCAGCAGAACTTATAATGAAAGAATTCAACAATCCATATACAAAAGCTTACCTGACATTTTTGAAGTATGTGCTTGGATATTTTAATCAACTAAATGCTCTTTTTCAAAGTAAAAACAATTTGATTGGTATCCTACAAGATGAGAGCTTAAGAATGACAAGACTTATTTGTAAGAACTTTATCAAACCCCAATATCTATCCGATTTGTCCAGAATTGATCCCAATAATGAAGAACAGCTTATTCCGCTTAGTCAAATAGAGTTAGGATACGAATGTGAGGCACTGCTTGCTACTACTAAGAATTTGGAAGGTAACAAGCATTTCAGACAAAGGTGCCTTTCCTTTTATCAAACAGCATTCATGGAACTTGTGAAACGGTTACCTCTCTTTGATCCTCTGTACTCAGAAATGAAATTTGTAATCTCCAAGGTAGCATTAGATATCGAGGTCAGGAAAAAATTGCCAAATTTGGAGACTTTAGCCAAAAAGTATGAGCATCTTGTAGGCTCTGTTAATGAAATTCAAAAAGAGTGGAATGATTTGCCTATATATTTCAATTCAGATGAGTGTGAAatgctaaaaaagaaaaacaatgaagaaTTTTGGGTGTATCTCTCTCAATTAAAAAATTATTCAGATGAATTTGTTTTCAAGAATTTGGCATTTCTGGCTAAACTTGTTTTAACATTGCCTCACTCGAATGCTGAAACAGAACGAATATTTTCGATGATGGGTGATGctaaaacaaaaaagagaaataagatgggacCTGAACTGTTAGACTCCATATTATTTATCAATTCAAACTTGAAATCAAAAGGTGAAAATTGTTTAAATCTAGCCAAGGGCATTAATGAAGATTACCTCAGTTttcataatgtacaaatgtatgatttCAAACAGACTGAGAGTAGTTAA